A stretch of the Pogona vitticeps strain Pit_001003342236 chromosome 8, PviZW2.1, whole genome shotgun sequence genome encodes the following:
- the RASSF2 gene encoding ras association domain-containing protein 2, whose translation MDGLSENSLVPCGRDKYISRNELLLHLKTYNLYYEGQNLQLRHREEEGEFIVEGLLNISWGLCRPIRLQMQDDNQRIRPPPSSSSWHSGCNLGAHGSVVKPTTLPDIQVTDAEPSSDGDWTEGVNDNKDLKAQQEETPQLMRTRSDVGVRRRGNLRTPSEQRRIKRHRFSINGHFYNHKTSVFTPAYGSITNVRINSTMTTPQVLKLLLNKFKIENSAEEFALYIVHTSGEKQKLKATDYPLIARILQGPCEQVSRVFLMEKDQVEEVTYDVAQYIKFEMPVLKSFIQKLKEEEDREVKKLRRKYSVLRLMIEQRLEEIAEGPATM comes from the exons ATGGACGGTCTCAGCGAGAACTCCTTGGTTCCCTGTGGGCGAGACAAATACATCTCCAG GAACGAGCTGTTGTTGCACCTGAAGACGTACAACCTCTACTACGAGGGGCAGAACTTGCAGCTACGGCACAGAGAG GAAGAAGGAGAATTCATAGTGGAGGGCTTGCTGAATATCTCCTGGGGGCTGTGTCGGCCAATTCGCTTGCAGATGCAGGATGACAACCAGCGCATCCGCCCGCCCCCGTCCTCCTCTTCCTGGCACTCCGGCTGCAACCTGGGAGCCCACGG GTCTGTCGTAAAGCCAACCACCTTGCCTGACATTCAGGTCACGGATGCGGAACCTTCCTCTGACGGCGATTGGACTGAGGGTGTAAATG ATAACAAAGATCTCAAGGCCCAACAGGAAGAGACGCCGCAGCTGATGCGGACACGAAGCGATGTCGGCGTGCGTCGGAGAGGAAACCTCCGCACCCCGAGCGAGCAAAGGCGGATCAAGCGCCACCGCTTCTCCATCAACGGCCATTTCTATAATCACAAA aCGTCAGTGTTCACGCCTGCTTACGGGTCCATCACGAACGTCCGAATCAACAGCACAATGACGACGCCCCAAGTTCTGAAGCTGTTGCTCAACAAATTTAAG ATTGAGAACTCTGCTGAAGAATTTGCACTGTACATTGTTCACACCAGTGGAG AAAAGCAGAAGCTCAAGGCCACCGATTACCCACTGATCGCTCGGATACTGCAGGGGCCCTGCGAACAGGTGTCCAGAGTGTTTCTGATGGAGAAAGACCAGGTGGAAGAAGTCACCTATGAC GTTGCTCAGTATATTAAATTTGAAATGCCTGTTTTGAAAAGCTTCATCCAGAAACTCAAAGAGGAAGAAGACCGGGAAGTGAAGAAACTGAGACGCAA GTATTCGGTCCTGCGTTTAATGATTGAGCAACGATTAGAAGAAATCGCCGAAGGGCCGGCCACAATGTGA